A genome region from Arthrobacter sp. V1I9 includes the following:
- the arc gene encoding proteasome ATPase: METPNQDSGRTPAEQSAANDLSVADRQVNILRDKLRHIDRQLAAATQNNTKLVTMLEAAKAEILRLKNALDQEGQPPYSFGTILQLNPRRQPSSGSSGQAATEESVDIFNAGRKMRVGISPLVNINQLAVGQEVLLNEALLVVAGLGYERAGELATLKEMLGSDRVLVVGRADEERVVRLSGALLAEKLRVGDALSIDSRTGYALEKVPRSEVENLVLEEVPDITYEDIGGLGPQIEQIRDAVELPFLHPDLYREHGLKAPKGILLYGPPGCGKTLIAKAVANSLAARAAERSGNVDLKSYFLNIKGPELLDKYVGETERHIRLIFSRAREKASDGSPVVVFFDEMDSLFRTRGTGISSDVETTIVPQLLSEIDGVERLDNVIVIGASNREDMIDPAILRPGRLDVKVKIHRPDAEAAADIFNKYITTDLPFHESDLAEHDGDVQATVDAMVQRTVEAMYSTDKSNEFLEVTYANGDTEMLYFKDFNSGAVVQNVVDRAKKYAIKDLLTTHQKGLRIEHLLRAVVDEFREHEDMPNTTNPDDWARISGKKGERITYIRTIVQGKAGQEPGKSIETMPTTGQYL; this comes from the coding sequence ATGGAGACGCCAAACCAGGACTCCGGACGTACACCGGCAGAGCAGTCTGCCGCCAACGACCTCTCGGTTGCGGACCGCCAGGTCAACATCCTCAGGGACAAGCTCAGGCACATCGACCGCCAGCTGGCTGCGGCAACGCAGAACAACACCAAGCTGGTTACGATGCTTGAGGCCGCGAAGGCCGAGATCCTTCGGCTGAAAAACGCCTTGGACCAGGAAGGACAGCCTCCCTACAGCTTCGGCACCATTCTTCAGCTGAACCCGCGCAGGCAGCCCTCGTCGGGCAGCAGCGGGCAGGCCGCCACTGAAGAATCAGTGGACATCTTCAACGCCGGCCGGAAAATGCGCGTGGGCATCAGCCCGCTGGTGAACATCAACCAACTGGCCGTGGGCCAGGAGGTCCTCCTGAACGAGGCGCTCCTCGTCGTCGCCGGACTCGGTTACGAGCGTGCAGGCGAGCTGGCCACGCTCAAGGAGATGCTCGGCTCCGACCGCGTCCTCGTGGTGGGGCGTGCCGATGAGGAGCGGGTGGTCCGGCTTTCCGGTGCCCTCCTGGCCGAAAAGCTCCGGGTGGGCGACGCCCTCTCCATCGACTCGAGGACCGGCTACGCACTTGAAAAAGTGCCGCGGTCGGAGGTGGAAAACCTGGTCCTGGAGGAGGTCCCGGACATCACCTACGAGGACATCGGCGGACTGGGGCCCCAGATCGAACAGATCCGCGACGCCGTCGAACTACCGTTCCTGCACCCGGACCTTTACCGGGAACACGGCCTGAAGGCACCCAAGGGCATCCTGCTGTACGGCCCTCCCGGCTGCGGTAAGACCCTCATCGCCAAGGCCGTTGCCAATTCGCTTGCCGCCCGTGCCGCCGAACGCTCCGGAAACGTGGACCTGAAAAGCTACTTCCTCAACATCAAGGGCCCCGAGCTCCTGGACAAGTATGTGGGCGAGACGGAGCGCCATATCCGGCTCATTTTCTCCCGCGCCCGCGAAAAGGCCTCGGACGGCAGCCCCGTAGTGGTGTTTTTTGATGAGATGGATTCGCTGTTCCGCACCCGCGGCACCGGCATTTCCTCCGACGTCGAAACAACCATCGTGCCCCAGCTGCTGAGTGAGATCGACGGCGTGGAGCGGCTGGACAACGTCATCGTCATCGGCGCGTCCAACCGGGAGGACATGATTGATCCGGCCATCCTTCGGCCCGGCCGGCTGGACGTTAAGGTCAAGATCCACCGCCCGGATGCCGAGGCTGCTGCGGACATTTTCAACAAGTACATCACCACGGATCTGCCGTTCCACGAGTCTGACCTTGCAGAGCACGACGGCGACGTCCAGGCCACGGTGGACGCAATGGTCCAGCGCACGGTGGAAGCCATGTACTCCACGGACAAATCAAATGAGTTCCTGGAAGTCACGTACGCCAACGGCGACACCGAAATGCTCTACTTCAAGGACTTCAACTCCGGTGCCGTAGTGCAGAACGTGGTGGACCGGGCCAAGAAGTACGCCATCAAGGACCTGCTCACCACGCACCAAAAGGGGCTGCGGATCGAGCACCTGCTGCGGGCCGTGGTGGACGAGTTCCGTGAACACGAGGACATGCCGAACACCACCAATCCGGACGACTGGGCCCGGATCTCCGGCAAGAAGGGTGAGCGGATCACGTACATCCGCACCATCGTCCAGGGCAAGGCCGGCCAGGAGCCTGGAAAATCGATCGAAACGATGCCCACCACAGGGCAGTATCTGTGA